Part of the Ziziphus jujuba cultivar Dongzao chromosome 8, ASM3175591v1 genome is shown below.
cggttttttataggaTTAATGACGGTtgtttagaaaatcgtcaccaatactacaaaaaaccgtcaccaatactgtggtccgcatgaggaccgtccgcatcaTAAACggactgtgtatatatatatatatatatatatatgtaatatgttAATGTTGAGGTTGGTGGGGTCCCATCCGAAGACTGAGTAGTAGTGTTGCGTGGTTAATGAGAAAACTTATTttctttgataatatttttgttgatgcCACCTATTGCTACCACTTTGTTGCCGATGTGTCCCTTTCTAGCTCTCAATTACCGTAAATAGGGTCATggcaaatttaatttaatgaagACCTAGCAGTGGCACGCACCCAATtaagcctttttgtttttttttttttcctaaatctaTATCCACGCATTTACGCACAccactactatatatatatagaagcagAAGCAGCACAGATCATCAATTTGTCTTCACCATAGgcatgttaatatatatagccAATTGAATTTCCAACCTTATCTTCAATCCGTCAAGCTCTCCCATAAATGAGTGATATCTAGCTTAATTATGATAAATTGAAGGttagtttcaatttttctttttcttcgatCACATTAATTAGTCTGTATTATTTTTTCCATCCTACGTAACTCGCTACTGTATAATTAGAAATGatcaactaattaattaaaaggacAAAATTAGTATATGATTAATTTGGTGCAGCAGAGTGGAGAGATTTAGAAATGATGGGAAGAGCAGCAGATGATGAAAAAGGAACGTTGATGATAAAGAAGGGAGCATGGACGCCAGAAGAAGACAAAAAGCTGGTGGATCACATCCAGAAGCACGGACATGGGAGTTGGAGAGCACTGCCAAAGCTTGCAGGTCTCAAGAGGTGCGGCAAAAGTTGCAGGCTCAGGTGGACCAACTACCTCAGGCCTGATGTCAAGAGGGGCAAGTTTTCTCAAGAAGAAGAGCACTCCATCATCAACCTTCATGCTCTTCTTGGCAACAAGTACTAATTCattttttccttatatatatatatatctttctgaTCATCTTCTTGAATATACATTAACTGcttaatttctctctttctctctctctctctctctctctctctctctctctctctctctctcttcgctAAACTACTAGCTAGCTACTTGttctttaattaataaattaattaattaacttccTTCCTTGATCAGGTGGTCGACCATAGCAGGCCATCTTCCAGGACGAACCGATAACGAAATCAAGAACTTCTGGAATACCCATTTAAAGAAGAAACTTGTTAAAATGGGCATTGACCCTGTCACCCACCGCCCTTTAACAACTCACCATCAATATGATCACAACAATATTCTCTCCAATCTTCTTCTGCAGCCACAGTCCACGTTGATTAATGCTGATGCAGCTGCTGCTAACGTTGCCAATTTGCTGAATCCAATATGGGAGTTTAATAATGCTTTGAGACTAAGCTACTGCCCATCATCAGATGCATCAGTACAGCAAATTGCCAATAACATCCAAGCGTTGCATGATTTAGTGCAAGTCCTATTTGGCTCCACTGCTAGTCCTATTCCTAGTCCTCCTACCACATCCAGTTCCAGTACCCCTAATATGGCTAATATCAGTGTTGGTACTAATATTTCAACTCATCAGCTGTACTTTCATACAAATATTAATCCAAATGCAGAAGCCTCCCAGCCGACACCAACCAGCTATGACTATAATCATCATCCACCCATTTCTGGCTACAAATTTAGTACCAACACTAGTATTGGTACTGCTAGTACTAGCAATGGCGCAATTCCAAATTTCAATGATCTCGATCAACTACCTCATTTGGTTCCGGCCAGCTATACCAAAGAGATTAATGCTTCTACTTGTACTGATATTggtgatgacgatgatgatcatcatcatcatcatcatgaaaAGGAAATTAGTAAGAAGATTAATATTTCTCCAAATATTCATATTTCTAATCCCTCATCCACATCAACCACCTTTGAAGTTTTGGGATGGAGAGATCTAATAGATGACGAAGCAACAGACTCCTACTGGAAGGATATCATGGAGTAAAGTATATGTAAATTCCTTTTTCCCTTTCTATCCTATACTATACTATACTCATCCGCCCTATTTATTAACTAGCTAATTGAATGCTTGCTAGCTATTAGCGACATATAGCTTTTAAAGCTCTCTGTAtaacatatatctatatctataaatatatatatatatatatatatatatattttttttttattagaaatctTTTCATGATCTACTActaatatcttttctttttatgatatgttgctaattattaatataaaaattataatttcttgGCAGCCAAGCATCTTCGCAGACATGTTCAATCTCGTAGAAGGATGTGCTCTCCCTGGTCATATCATCACTGCGTTCCTTGGATTTATACAACATTAATCCTACATTcgttttcttaattattatcatttggAATTAATTTATACTGgattttagtttatatatatatatatatatatatgtaaatatagcattgtttaaaatttcattttttatttcccgTCGATTGATATATACAATACAAGCATTTGTTATTGGTATTATGCATCCATAGTGCATTGATTATATATCCTTCCATTTATTAAGTAATTAATTGCAGCAAATTTCTAATCCAAATTAAAGATCGGCTGTCATGTTTTCTTTGTGAACCATTCCtttgttttcttaattaatcTCCCCAGCTAGGCATGGGATGTAtagcatcatatataatacatatgcATGGTTCAACTAAAGTTTTGACcggtttattaattaatcagtTTCCGTTAGGCTGTAtgtattgtgtatatatatatatatatatatatagcacatATTGATCATTTAACTTCCTTTGAAATCATGTAGAGAGACCGAGACAGtacattatcaaatttaatatctAAGAGTGGGTGAATATGAGAAGAGTTAGTTATATGAGAAAGATCCTCCGTGTTGAAGTAGGAATTAGAGGGCTTTGACCTTTGTGTAAAACCTCTCACAAGcacaaaacaaacaatattGAAAGATTTGACAGACAATTAATGATTTTCTTTAACTAACTAATTGATAACTTTTGTGCCTA
Proteins encoded:
- the LOC107414848 gene encoding transcription factor MYB41, which codes for MMGRAADDEKGTLMIKKGAWTPEEDKKLVDHIQKHGHGSWRALPKLAGLKRCGKSCRLRWTNYLRPDVKRGKFSQEEEHSIINLHALLGNKWSTIAGHLPGRTDNEIKNFWNTHLKKKLVKMGIDPVTHRPLTTHHQYDHNNILSNLLLQPQSTLINADAAAANVANLLNPIWEFNNALRLSYCPSSDASVQQIANNIQALHDLVQVLFGSTASPIPSPPTTSSSSTPNMANISVGTNISTHQLYFHTNINPNAEASQPTPTSYDYNHHPPISGYKFSTNTSIGTASTSNGAIPNFNDLDQLPHLVPASYTKEINASTCTDIGDDDDDHHHHHHEKEISKKINISPNIHISNPSSTSTTFEVLGWRDLIDDEATDSYWKDIME